GTACGTACATCAACAAGGGTACGTACGTATGTTCATATACATATTTTGTTGATATATAAAATTCACATATTTCACAAATTATAGCTAGAaatatttcataataataatgatcaaGTTAGCATCGATGTAACAGATTATAGTCTTTACTTTCCTTCTCTCACTTCACCAATAATGCccgaaaacaaaagaaatagaAACTTAAATAGTAAAGCATCTTTTTGACATAACATAACATGCACGAACCTTTAGCATCACGAGTCTGtctcaatttctttttctttccttttcggGCATTTCCATTTTTTTGGAAGTAATACAAGAGTATGCATGCGCGCTTCAACCAAGTGATGATGATCGGAAATTAATCATTGGTGTACCTAGTTTTTGTAGCCTTCGACCAATGCTTAACTTAATTCATCTCTCGCCATATAATTACAATCCACCACCAAGTGCAGGAGTCCAGAATTCGGCGCCATTGGTGGTCATATTCGTGGTGTCGATATGATCCATACAAGTAACCGGAACCAAGCATAATCCTCTACTTGCAAGATCCCTTTTCTCATCCTACATGTATATAGATTCATTTCAAAAGTACGTTATTCTTTAAAATAAACATAGCAAGTTTACTTAGAAACCAGTAAGaagctttaaaaaaataataataataataattgaagaacaagttatTTAGTCTAATAAGAAGGTCCTTTGTAATTATCATGTAATGGTCATTTTCAAGAATAATACCTTTGGGGCTAAATTATTTTTGCAATAATtaacaacctttttatgcaatCCCGAGGTAATTAAGTAAACCTCTCAAttgattaattatttcattGATCATCATAGAACTAAAGTTAAGAATCATGTCTCCCACTTTATGTtgaataattgtttaaaatgagCTAATAAGTGATGGATCCAATAAAGTAAACCCTACTTGGCTCCTCACCaagaatttatatttatttattaataatgcatatatataaatctacacaCATAGCtactttcttttccttttcattaGCCCATTAAATAATCAAAGTAATTATTACATTATTTCTTTAAAACTTTCTTTTGATACAGTTaattaaacatttatatttatattttagttttaataatatatgGTATACTAATAATTAACATGATTTCGACAAATCATGAACCGttagttatataaagattttagaCTAGAAGTGAGCATGGTATTTATATGCTCAATAGGGCAGAATGGGTTTGCACATCCTAATTGTAAACACcactatataatcaaatttcactataaataatgttttatttgttcacatttttagttaatgttaacaaattaaaaattctgTCACGCTTTTATTTGTctaaaaatatgtaaaactaaAGATGTAtagaaatttcttcacactaaaaagtgtgtagatttaaaagtttacaatttttagtatgaacatttataattattttgtaacactcTATTTGTTTACGCTAATTAAAAAGGTAATGTCAACAAATTAGgtattacaaaataattatgaaagtccacactaaaaaaGTGTGAATTTGTAATTCTGCACACTTTTggtgtggagaaatttctacACGCTTTTcgttctatatatttttacacacataaaagtgtgacaaattttttgatttattcaCGCTAATtaaaagtatgaacaaatgcaacattatttgtagcGTTTCTAGCGCCTTGCTAGTTAGCTACTACATCTGTCCCATTAAAAGTGTactattttgaatattcaaagtaattacttttaaactttgaccttaaatatattttttgtgttatataaactttgatgaaatttataccaattaaaacacttttaaaacacaatcaattaatataaattacatCAAGTATTATTTAACACAAATATAATTACTTAAAGTtaaaaaagtcaaactttaaaaattcagAACATGACACTTCTAGTGGGACAAAATGAGTAATACAAAGTGTTAGAAGTTCAAAACAAaatagtgtgtatatatatataaataagctTTAGAAATTTGCtctaaatatttcattttagtTAGTTGTAAAGTAGATCTTTTAAcccctaaatatatatacaaagatagGAGTAATTATgttcaaatcaaatgaatgggAAACATAAATGTGACATTGGCAAAGACTAAACTGGTCTAAACTacacaaagaagaaaaaggtttgtaatttaattatgttAAAGATGGTGCATTGGGAAATGGGCATGAATTGGAAGCATGGGCAAAACTTACAGCAGAATGTTGGTGTCTGGTGCCTCCtgaaacattattattattggccAAATTCATGTACGGTGAGGTAAGTGCCTGcatgttaaaatttgatattaAAAATCAATGTTGAAAAAGTAACAACTTTTAAGTGCACGCTCGTCTCTAAAAtggtatctatctatatatatatgtgggagcaaattaaatgaataatattagttttattaaaaagaacAAATGTCACCTCAATTTGACTCTCAAGGAATCTGATCTGAGCTGTGGCCTCTAACAACACAGAAGCTGTGTCAGTCTGCAAAAAGTCCCACACAACAACATGTATATATCTCTTTTTCAGTTCTCAATAGTACTCTGGTATTTACAAAAACTTGAGGTACGTGTTGTTTCCCTTAATCATATTGTAATACATACTAgtcactatatatatgtatatatgctcACGAATTAATTGTTTTAAACCAGCATTTCATAATTTTCCATTATTatacaaaaacaatatattaaacaaCAGTTAATACTTAATCCCATATGAGAGTTAAATTCTTCTTATTTAATGTTATCATTATGTTTAATAGAACTAGAAATATGTAAATGACgaaataaccaagatgtatatCAATATTATTGAtcgatcgatatcaaagtgtagaattaaaaaataaagttgttTACACGACACTCAATAAGCACGTTTTATACttactaaaaataataatgtggTATGGAAGAAGTAAGTTACCTTTCCGAAAGGCGAAACAAGCTGGTGCAAAGCTGATATCCTATCTCCCAATTTTTCCTTCCTCACCTATACGTTTATTGTTGTCCATTGTTAGTGCTATTTGATTGCCAGGTAAAGTTACATTTTGCCTTAAGGaacttaaacatataaacaaataattaaaaacacacacacacatatatatatactttcttttttttttttttttactactacagatatatatatatatatatatatatatagctagctaGATATGGTCTTCTAAATCAAGTAGTACTATCCAGGTTCAATGGGCCACACGTCAATTCTAGTTATAGGTAAAGTATCTatccacatatatataattaatcgtcaaaaaaaattatctaaatttAACAATAGATATATCTTTCTGTGCATAAATCGTAAAACAATGTGGTTTTTATATACAAATGGTAATTACTAGATGAGGTAAAAGTCGCTTATATAGCTATTGATTTCTACCATATATATGCTCGTGACGTGCCAAACTCATCAACGATCATTAATTAACATGTACATTTTAGCACTACGAAATGTATATAAGATTACAagaaattattaattaagaGATTTTAAAGaggattaattaatatattggtaCGTACCTTTAGAGGGGTTTGGGTTGCGGATTGTTGAGCCCTAGACCTTTTAGAAGAAGTTCCACTTGTGAATGTGTCGTTACATGACTGCTGAttacaattatttaaaaattagtataactttgctataaataaaataacaagtaAATTAGGATCGATGcgaagattttttattttatttttttaaaagttggcATAGTACGTACCATGGGAGAAGGTTGCTGGGTCGAAGAAGAAGATTGAAACCTCGGCTTTTTAGATGCTCCACTTGTAGATGTATCATCATACTTGAATTTGATCATGTATAAACACGAACGTTCGAATCAGTAGaacaaaatgaaaagaattaattatAGTAAAATTAAGACATCAAATTAAACCCCGGCTACGTTGGGGGGGAAAGCACGCAagcaaaatatttatttgacggacgaaattaaagtaaaagaggaattaattaaacaacatatatatactcgtagaatatatatctttttgctgGCTAAAGTAGTATTGTTAGCTAGCTAGTCAATAGCTAGTGGAGTAATTAATTACGTATAGTACCTGAGATGAATATTGATGGCTTTGCTGTTGGCTGTTGATCTTACTTGAGAAATCGAACATAGTAGTGGTGCTTAAACTCATGGTATTAGAAGATGAACCGACGGATGGCACCGGATTATTGAGTTGATGATGAGACGACCATGAAGAACTACAAGCAGCAGCTTGTATATCTTCGTCGTTATTATTATCAGTTTTATTATTAGTACCATGATGATCATAAtatagttgttgttgttgtctactttgttgatgaatattaTCCAAATATCGATGCTTTACTTCACCAACATGTCCACCTCCTCCCAAGTTTTCTTGTTCTACTTGATCATTAGTAGTTAATCCACTCctggatatatatatgaatagatatataaatgtcaataaacatatatataaagaaaaatcaaCATTTGAGGTACACTACTActgcatatatattttgtgtatatatagtttaaaagCATGCATATGAGTAATGAAGAAAAAACTAGAGGTAGCTAGCTAGAAATTAAGAAGTGATACTACTATACATACATGAGCAATTGGCTCCATGATGAGACTGGGAAGTCTAAGTTTTCTTGTTGATGATGGTCACTCAAAGGATTGTTAGAGTTTGTGGTGCTAGGCACTAGCAAAGAAGATCCAAAGAGATATGGATGAGGATTTATCAAGATGGAAGAGGAAGAAGGAGGCACCACCGGCATCGGCACCGGCATAGGTGTTGTTGATAAGAAATTAGTAGGGTGATGAGAAGGTGGTGGTGGCTGCATCAACTTCCCATTCAAACTCCACCAGTAATTAGGGTTTTCTCCCATCATCTCCAAACACTAATTCTCTTGGCCCTTTAATAATATtgggttcttgtttgtttttcttcCAAAAGTTAGCTAGATAGAGATGGAGGTTTGAAAACCATAACAGATTTAACTCTCATGCCTTGTctgagaaaaacaaaaaaaaaaaaaaacaaaacttcttTAAGAGTCTCTTTTGCTTTAAAGCTAGAAGAAAACTTTTGTCATAAAATCTTTAATAATTTCCTTGTTTAAGCATCAAAACAAGCCTTTTGGTAGAAGGCCTCAGGGGTTTGTGTTTTTTGCTTTCTAGTCATCTATCATACATATATCAGATTAGATGATGagattaattaaattttgtcaCTGCCCGGCCCACCCAAAATGTACGTCTCTTTCAACAAAGTAAAATTTTGAAGTTGTGGGGTTGAGAAGTTCTCTTCTCTTATCATTCTCCATCTTTTCTctttcttaaattttatttatttttaataatgtactgtgtatttgtttttctttattataatataatgttataCTTTAGCTTTTAGCTGTATTACAAAAAAAGTGGGGCACGACAAAAGTTGTGGGCAATGTTTTTTTGCacaaaacaaatacaatttTTGGAGGGTTCCTTGATTTGGGGGTGTTTAAACTAGCTAGGAGGTTGTTTTTCAGGCTACtattagggttagggttagccTCAAATTGATATATGTTCATTGATCTACAAGTACAATGCTACCTTGCTAGCTATGTATTGTTACAATAATAATTCAAACAATAACCCATACCTCTATATTATTTTGTGGTAAACTTTACCACAAAATCTTTGCCACACCTCATATCATTTGCGGCAGTAGTATTACCGCATGTCCGTGTGGTGTGGGAGTTTGGCACATCCTTCTTTCAAATTCCATCAATTGATTGGCAACGCCCTAAGTTTTTTGTATTTGGGgtgctttttttttccttttatggaGTTTTTATATATGGTAGTGAGATTTGTAccactttttttatatacatctaTCATACTATTACATTAATAACTTGTTTTGCATGTATAAGTTACATTGTGGTAGATATATCTAAAAAGTGGTATAAATATCTAtctcttttttatatatgagaTGTAGTGTGATATGAAGTATAGTGGGTTGTCaatgaaataatgaaatgtGGTATGAGAAAGATAAAAGTAAGATGGCATAAAGAAAATAAGTAGTTAGAGTGATTTATGAGAAAATATGTATGTGGAAGATGTGATGTCAACACTCGAAGATAAAATTCATGGAAAACATTTCATAAATAGATTACTTATCCATAACTGTGAATGTGAAAAACAAATGTTTGTAGAGGATGGAGCATTACATACGTACCTATCGttcttcatatatatttgtCTGGTCATGTCTGTTTCTAAAACCCgtaatttgataataataataataataagatcatACTTTTACTTGTATGAAATTTTAGGGAAATCTAGTTTTGTGATTCTTTTTAATAAGTATACAAGAGTTAAATggcttacattttttttaaagtgtatTTATTTCTGGAAATAattgaaatagaatataaacaCTTCATATTATTTATAAGGTGGACAAGGTAACTAATAAAACTACATAGTTTAATTACACGTAACTTTTAATCCCGTATTATTAagttactagctaattaacccgagTTCAACTCGGGccgcttaattaaaaagttaaaaccaaaaagtatatagaaatatgtatgtaatttgttgtcgatacattataatttgatattgagATAGCAAGATACTtgtaaagatgaacattaataCATAAAACCCGATTAAGGTgatgaaaaagtaaaagaactacgataaatcaataatagatatatttaaaaataaagagttaaGATAAAGTcgattatttttcatattaattaaaaaaaatttaaggttaGACAAATaaaatggggaaaaaaaaatgacatagggcctaataaaaaatatattaaaaaaaaattaaaaatgattatgacatcatatatgtttaaaaaatagtttagaaaaaaatattggCATGCCACATATGAAAAAAAGTTctagaaacaattttattttatttatataagagataagCATATATTTATGAACTTATTATCATTTCTCTAATACTTATCGGTTCACtttactaaaataaaaaatcttatatatatacttactgtttaattattattattattattattattattattattattattattattaaaaaaaaaatgtatgcaGGCCGGACTTCTAAAATACATAGAACGTACGGAGATGCATTTGTATTCttgaaaacaaaatttcaaaacttcaagttttagaagaaaaattataatataaaaaacgaAGAGCCTAATGGTTTTTGGCTTTGTCATCCTCTGCCTTAAGttataatataagaaaaattataatataaaaaacgaAGAGCCCtcagggctgtatttagcatttcccttaaGTTATATTTACGAACTTATTATCATTTCTCTAATACTCATCGGTTCACtttactaaaataaaaaatcttatatatatacttactgtttaattattattattattattattattattattattattattattattattattattaaaaaaaaagtatgtctAGGCTTTAGCTAGAGTGCCCAATATTATCTTGCAGGACTTCTAAAATACATAGAACGTACGGAGATGCATTTGTATTCttgaaaacaaaatttcaaaacttcaagttatagaagaaaaattataatataaaaaccgACGAGCCTAATGGTTTTTGGCTTTGTCATCCTCTGCCTTTGGATCGGATGATATGATTTGGAAAATCGAAtagtgaaatgaaatgaaaaattttgatttagaaTAAAAGGTAGATTTCCAAGAAAAAATTAGCACTCAAATgctataaatttatcaaaatgatgttggGCCTATTTTATTTGTGAGGAGTTTGGTTATGCAAGATTGGCCTGTGAGCAAGCGTGCGTTCATATATTTTAACTGTTGAATTTTTGTGAAGAGTTTGGTTATGCAAGATTCAGAACAAAAGCAAATTTTTTATAACTGTTGAATATTTTAACATCTACTACCAATAATAAGTAATGgaaaaaacaaaattcaatTAAAAGCTTTCAAATATTAGTAAatacttataattataaaaaactaCCACTGTATATAATGATCGATAATGGTGACAAGTTTGTTGGATGGATCATTATGCATTAACATCTTAATCAGAAAAAATTGAGAAAATCGTTATCAAGCTAGCTTTTGTCAAATTATAAAAGACTTAAAAAATGTACTTAAAAGTATAGAGAAAAAGAGACAGGTTCTTTTATGCAACTACTAGCTATACGTGGTgctttatattttatcttttgtacatatattatttGGTAATGAAAAACACATCAATCATTCACGTATCATATGGAAAATGCTTACAATAGTATTTATTTCGTGATATCGTtgacacttttatttttatttttaaaaaaatatatatctggTTTTCTTTAATTATAACTTCAAGACTGTACGTAGTTAAGAAGATAATAATTACTAGCTAGAATCCAATCAACACACTAGCTACTAAGATATCTAGTTTTTTCGTGGAGTAAGAAAGTAGTGTGTCCTGTTCGgctttttttgttcttgaaatcGACATTTAAATTTTTGTTGATATTGTTATTGAAAGTGCCTAATAAGGTATTCTGATCTAGATTTTGTGGAAATTGGACAGATAGATAATTTGTTAGAATTTATCTATCTTGTGGATTCGATCGGCTCATAAAAACAAAACGCGAATTGAAAGTTgcaattaattatttaaaaattgaaaacttgTTGCTTTTGCACCCTCGATAGTGAGATGAAATGTGTTTGTTCTAAGAAGCAGGTTAATTCTGCTTGCAAAGTAGTTATTCATAATTGGATTAATTTTAAGTTCATAAAAGATGAGTAATAATTACTCCTATTTTTTccatctttttaaatatttatttatttttattacgaATGGGTTATCAAAATTCCTAACCAAGA
The Erigeron canadensis isolate Cc75 chromosome 2, C_canadensis_v1, whole genome shotgun sequence DNA segment above includes these coding regions:
- the LOC122589558 gene encoding transcription factor bHLH68-like isoform X1, with amino-acid sequence MMGENPNYWWSLNGKLMQPPPPSHHPTNFLSTTPMPVPMPVVPPSSSSILINPHPYLFGSSLLVPSTTNSNNPLSDHHQQENLDFPVSSWSQLLMSGLTTNDQVEQENLGGGGHVGEVKHRYLDNIHQQSRQQQQLYYDHHGTNNKTDNNNDEDIQAAACSSSWSSHHQLNNPVPSVGSSSNTMSLSTTTMFDFSSKINSQQQSHQYSSQYDDTSTSGASKKPRFQSSSSTQQPSPMQSCNDTFTSGTSSKRSRAQQSATQTPLKVRKEKLGDRISALHQLVSPFGKTDTASVLLEATAQIRFLESQIEALTSPYMNLANNNNVSGGTRHQHSADEKRDLASRGLCLVPVTCMDHIDTTNMTTNGAEFWTPALGGGL
- the LOC122589558 gene encoding transcription factor bHLH68-like isoform X2; this translates as MMGENPNYWWSLNGKLMQPPPPSHHPTNFLSTTPMPVPMPVVPPSSSSILINPHPYLFGSSLLVPSTTNSNNPLSDHHQQENLDFPVSSWSQLLMSGLTTNDQVEQENLGGGGHVGEVKHRYLDNIHQQSRQQQQLYYDHHGTNNKTDNNNDEDIQAAACSSSWSSHHQLNNPVPSVGSSSNTMSLSTTTMFDFSSKINSQQQSHQYSSQYDDTSTSGASKKPRFQSSSSTQQPSPMSCNDTFTSGTSSKRSRAQQSATQTPLKVRKEKLGDRISALHQLVSPFGKTDTASVLLEATAQIRFLESQIEALTSPYMNLANNNNVSGGTRHQHSADEKRDLASRGLCLVPVTCMDHIDTTNMTTNGAEFWTPALGGGL